The Montipora capricornis isolate CH-2021 chromosome 6, ASM3666992v2, whole genome shotgun sequence genome has a window encoding:
- the LOC138053346 gene encoding trace amine-associated receptor 9-like, translating to MSLLGKSPCDNTTAPTYLSFATTSCSALITAVATVGNILVILAVYLNPNKDLRSPFNYFVANLSFADLVVGVVTAPLGTAFHIMEGLGMVNDRFKDSMHTTYFISCTASLLSLTALALDRYVAITYPLIYRTKLNPTRALLVSIVVWIVSILLSLLYFVVGYNRYRFIFASTAVGTTFLVLMFTNAKIFKYLRFQVKQWDDLRDSSEESLAKKRAMVWQKKITTTLVIVLTLFLAGYLPSCVCIYIINLCTDCNCEFIHWVRDIQFALVMANSGVNPFVYAWKLQSFRKAFKSILRCVHLYVI from the coding sequence ATGTCTCTTCTCGGCAAATCTCCGTGTGATAACACCACAGCTCCAACGTATTTATCCTTTGCAACAACTTCCTGCTCTGCGTTGATTACTGCCGTGGCGACAGTTGGAAACATCCTGGTGATTCTTGCAGTTTACCTGAATCCAAACAAAGACTTAAGATCGCCGTTCAACTACTTCGTAGCCAATCTGAGTTTTGCTGATCTCGTTGTCGGTGTAGTCACTGCTCCTCTGGGCACAGCCTTTCACATAATGGAAGGACTCGGAATGGTAAACGATCGTTTTAAAGACTCGATGCATACTACTTACTTCATTTCTTGCACCGCTTCACTTCTCAGCTTAACCGCCTTAGCACTGGATCGTTATGTAGCAATTACGTACCCTCTCATCTACAGAACCAAGCTAAACCCAACCCGGGCATTGCTAGTATCGATAGTTGTCTggattgtttcaattttactcTCATTGCTTTACTTCGTTGTTGGATACAATCGATATCGATTTATATTTGCTTCCACAGCTGTAGGTACAACCTTTCTGGTGTTGATGTTCACGAATGCAAAAATTTTCAAGTATTTGCGATTTCAAGTCAAGCAATGGGATGATTTACGCGACAGCTCGGAGGAGAGCTTGGCGAAGAAACGTGCGATGGTGTGgcaaaagaaaataacgacaacgCTCGTTATTGTCCTAACGCTATTCTTAGCTGGTTATTTGCCGTCGTGTGTTTGCATTTATATTATAAACCTCTGTACCGATTGCAATTGCGAGTTTATTCACTGGGTCAGGGATATCCAGTTTGCGTTGGTCATGGCAAATTCGGGAGTGAATCCCTTTGTCTATGCTTGGAAACTTCAAAGCTTCCGAAAGGCTTTTAAGAGTATCTTGAGGTGCGTACATTTGTATGTGATTTGA